The Neodiprion virginianus isolate iyNeoVirg1 chromosome 5, iyNeoVirg1.1, whole genome shotgun sequence genome contains a region encoding:
- the LOC124305528 gene encoding mitochondrial nicotinamide adenine dinucleotide transporter SLC25A51 → MSLQGNFEFLIFPSVAAISNSSSSGASKDSEKDINATAQEKIPLSSIMKITSHDAREFACGWGAAVINVTVTYPINKIIFRQILEGVPAGAAAKQLSEEGVRLLYRGILPPLCQKTLSLSIMFGVYEGSRKRIYLLTKNAGLSKFLAANIAGTAEAILMPLERVQTLLQDWRYHEKFRNTSHAFRHLLRHHGIPECYRGLFPILVRNGLSNLMFFSLRDHSKTLMAGRDTLFTNFVCGALIGGLTSTVFYPMNVIKIHMQTKVGGDFEKFWGVVKEIYVSRDKSIAHFYKGVHLNYMRSFISWGVINAAYDFLKKIIFV, encoded by the exons ATGAGTCTGCAgggaaatttcgaatttctaaTATTTCCATCCGTAGCAGCTATCTCAAATTCTTCCTCGTCTGGGGCGTCCAAAGATTCGGAGAAAGACATCAATGCCACGGCCCAGGAAAAAATACCACTCTCGTCGATAATGAAAATAACGTCCCACGATGCCAGGGAGTTTGCCTGTGGTTGGGGAGCGGCGGTGATCAATGTCACAGTCACTTATCCTATTAACAAGATAATATTTCGTCAG ATTTTGGAAGGTGTGCCAGCAGGAGCGGCGGCCAAGCAGTTATCCGAGGAAGGAGTCCGCCTTTTGTACCGAGGTATCCTGCCGCCGTTATGTCAGAAGACGCTCTCGCTAAGCATAATGTTCGGGGTGTACGAAGGGAGCCGGAAGCGGATATACCTGCTGACAAAGAACGCGGGCCTTTCCAAGTTCCTCGCGGCGAACATCGCGGGAACCGCCGAGGCGATCCTGATGCCACTTGAGCGGGTTCAGACGCTGCTTCAGGACTGGCGCTACCACGAAAAGTTCAGGAACACCTCGCACGCCTTCAGGCACCTTCTCAGACACCACGGGATCCCGGAATGCTATCGAGGCTTGTTCCCGATTCTGGTCAGGAACGGTCTGTCGAATCTGATGTTCTTCAGCCTGAGGGATCACTCGAAAACCCTAATGGCTGGGAGAGACACTCTGTTCACGAATTTTGTGTGCGGCGCGCTTATCGGCGGCCTAACCAGCACAGTTTTCTACCCGATGAACGTCATCAAGATTCACATGCAAACCAAGGTCGGCGGTGATTTTGAGAAATTCTGGGGCGTTGTTAAGGAGATTTACGTATCGAGAGACAAGAGCATCGCTCATTTCTACAAGGGGGTTCATCTCAATTACATGAGGTCGTTCATCAGCTGGGGTGTAATAAACGCCGcttatgattttttgaagaaaatcatATTCGTTTGA
- the LOC124305599 gene encoding cytochrome b-c1 complex subunit Rieske, mitochondrial-like: MCIECHNLYQGHITNLIERNEDVSNEPSEIPNYQIEIYSHIVTQDRNLGVLRFAYTDVPKPNFDDYRKTALKDPHSSTAASADRRRGSVALVTFSMGIAALYGAKTVITQALSSMSPSADVLALAQLEVKLNDIIEGKTKVFKWRGKPLFVTHRTQEIIDRERLTKMSDLRDPEPDDKRVQRPEWLIVVGICTHLGCVPIPNSGDFAGGYYCPCHGSHYDASARIRKGPAPTNMAVPPYAFIDNDNVVVG, encoded by the exons ATGTGTATCGAGTGTCACAACTTGTATCAGGGTCATATCACAAACTTGATCGAGCGTAACGAAG ACGTATCTAACGAACCATCAGAAATTCCTAACtatcaaattgaaatatactcCCATATTGTGACTCAAGATCGAAACCTCGGAGTTCTTCGATTCGCATACACCGATGTACCAAAACCTAATTTTGACGATTATCGGAAAACTGCATTGAAGGATCCTCATTCTTCGACCGCAGCATCCGCAGATCGTCGTCGTGGAAGTGTTGCACTCGTCACCTTTT CTATGGGCATTGCTGCTCTTTACGGGGCGAAGACTGTTATCACACAGGCACTGTCATCGATGTCACCATCGGCAGACGTCCTTGCCTTGGCCCAGTTAGAAGTGAAGTTGAACGATATCATAGAGGGTAAAACTAAAGTCTTCAAATGGCGCGGAAAACCACTCTTCGTGACACATCg CACCCAAGAGATTATCGACCGAGAACGTCTAACGAAAATGTCGGATCTCCGAGATCCGGAGCCTGACGATAAACGTGTGCAACGTCCGGAGTGGCTTATTGTCGTCGGAATCTGTACGCATCTTGGATGTGTCCCAATTCCGAATTCGGGCGACTTTGCCGGGGGGTATTATTGCCCTTGCCACGGATCGCACTATGATGCTTCGGCCCGAATACGCAAAGGTCCCGCTCCCACTAACATGGCGGTTCCACCTTACGCATTTATCGACAATGATAATGTCGTTGTTGGTTAA
- the LOC124304839 gene encoding intracellular protein transport protein USO1-like isoform X2 — MDSKGVKGLPKMHHLYPTAKGDTLCPLGFHPQVRWPTRCKRCFRDYKEHIGKKGTLKDTTASSPSLSPWEPATSRSTENTDKRTWASTSNLSKDESKLYQQGLGEKKQVLSGGWSSTSTIDNLGQKETEAESAETSQAPAAPGQLAGKQRAYTGSQSDSYTFKRFSNSLVADDVAELGTDAPNLPQKLQIKSVKSVVDETDNPASSNTNVEFIIQVKKSRPSENGVKLTESGKDKRSDSSSDKGGKTEKNEIEKLKAQLSEMRTRCEKVEREKSDILLRRLATMDTVSNKSSSNEVTKLQKTVKDLQAKTEALTEEKSGLSTKLRSLEKELNVKTNRSEKDKINEELKSKLKAAETLCETLMDENEDMKKEIRDLEEEIYEMQDNFREEQADEYTTLRKDLEQSNKNCRILSFKLRKVERKVEQLESEKTSLSSQFDGLRKLELTLRKVVNEYKNRTAKKTTDYTTKLQLRKMVDDLEKEIANIFGIIITVTEGKDVEVTGIPAVVPQDDSQNLKNQEKLVKECELLKQQLDKATRELNAERDTKKTEKSNKPPSSDDNKSSELLMLKKKLEDAISLNKEERNSWDVERVKLHEEKEKLKSKLLSLSAEKLKVYNEVVQLKKDLESATSSGKESARIEFAMNELKKELYVEKERCKNLQNDLTTCVEKEGRIVKTLASVETSKSQLEGELKRIKLELENERNSCSAKISKTSSEVAELSKELEKVRTESEKIVQGKEGEIATLKKKILSLEKAGVNAKKLNEMKQTYTEKISNLEKEVKTGVKLYDDLNVKYGVLGDSRAHLESQNTILTSKLLDRKHEINRIEGELKAIRETYNKKEDEWVKEKLRMEEKLREYEKSASKSSIDEKNDEVARLRKENSVLTEQLDAVKKANDDLTSRLQDYESVSKIQKNWSADTSALETELRKAKSALSNADKVRKADLAQCKMRYEHRITAINDEIQSIQNQLSRYKRERDTYKHMLEGAQRTIGDLKAVRKRRQSNTSTGKSDEDEEVIANNVTVLEKQISCMEDELSETRLESSKLKTELVSERSAWQVKLSEMQSRVNELEEERLLSSGRTKIPGLKVRMELAWQKEREEQQRLLQETATLARDLRQTLFEIERERDKERLENKRKQDQLKKSFDEEKEENKKKLIELQCDLLELRDAHAKLRTSNEKMRREKERHEREREELRDIIASKRRLEHNEARSVNVILQQVDDLMKLFPELQASKPNNDGSNGKQTSNSDTYTPTPPRRLKGPKSRESSPGMMDSREDIRGSTKDLGGRTEKLEYTIGKLMEVAKELKDTKKTFDDRLAVKAKKFGKRSTSIESDSTSRGTTLSRVGYQDKSNKSSLKRKSVSLEQTAGKNDQQTIWANDSNVSSMQSLDGSDVDSRHFSMQRDSSVDRLSGGSTKSELLQRDKKYNKGIIRKITTKLTKSASVDDPNSSIDYSMQTSGSEASINDQDTRNGKRNLKKKLTDMFKRGSSRSNSLDRRGASQEASRPSSRNSMSSKN; from the exons ATGGATTCCAAAGGCGTTAAAGGTTTACCGAAAATGCACCATCTATATCCAACGGCGAAGGGTGACACCCTTTGTCCGTTAGGATTTCACCCCCAGGTTCGGTGGCCGACGAGGTGCAAGCGATGTTTCAG AGACTACAAAGAGCACATAGGAAAAAAAGGTACTTTGAAAGACACGACAGCCTCGTCACCAAGCCTCTCGCCGTGGGAACCAGCCACAAGCCG ctcaACCGAGAACACAGACAAGCGAACTTGGGCCTCGACGTCGAACCTGTCGAAGGATGAGTCCAAGCTCTACCAGCAAGGACTTGGCGAAAAGAAACAGGTACTGAGCGGCGGCTggtcgtcgacgtcgacgatAGACAATCTCGGGCAGAAGGAAACCGAGGCTGAGTCAGCGGAGACGAGTCAAGCGCCCGCTGCTCCGGGGCAATTGGCAGGAAAGCAGCGGGCCTACACGGGTTCACAGTCTGACAGCTATACCTTCAAACGATTTTCGAACTCCCTGGTAGCCGATGATGTCGCAGAGCTCGGTACGGACGCCCCGAACTTGCCTCAAAAGCTGCAGATCAAAAGCGTCAAGAGCGTCGTCGACGAGACCGACAATCCCGCGTCGTCGAATACAAACGTTGAATTCATCATACAG gtGAAGAAATCTCGACCGTCGGAAAACGGAGTGAAATTAACCGAATCTGGGAAGGATAAACGGAGCGATTCAAGTAGCGATAAGGGCGGGAAAACTGAGAAG AATGAAATCGAGAAGCTCAAAGCTCAGCTGAGCGAGATGAGAACGCGTTGCGAAAAGGTCGAGAGAGAGAAGAGCGACATTCTGCTTCGTCGACTAGCAACGATGGACACCGTATCGAATAAATCGTCGAGCaacgaagtaacaaagcttcAAAAAACTGTCAAAGATCTTCAGGCTAAAACCGAAG CTTTAACCGAAGAGAAATCTGGGCTTTCAACGAAGCTCAGAAGCTTGGAAAAGGAGTTGAACGTGAAGACGAACCGTTCGGAAAAAGATAAGATAAACGAGGAGCTCAAGTCGAAATTGAAGGCCGCGGAAACTCTGTGTGAAACTTTGATGGATGAGAATGAAGACATGAAGAAGGAAATCAGGGACTTGGAGGAAGAGATATACGAGATGCAGGACAACTTCAG GGAAGAGCAGGCTGACGAGTACACGACTCTTCGTAAGGACTTAGAACAGtctaataaaaattgtcgaatCCTCTCGTTCAAGTTGAGAAAAGTCGAGCGAAAAGTCGAGCAGttggaaagtgaaaaaacgaGCTTATCAAGCCAGTTCGATGGG TTAAGGAAATTGGAGTTGACGCTACGCAAGGTGGTCAACGAGTACAAAAATCGCACGGCGAAAAAAACAACTGATTACACGACAAAGCTGCAGCTAAGAAAGATGGTGGACGACCTCGAGAAGGAAATAG CTAATattttcggtataattatAACCGTGACCGAAGGAAAAGACGTTGAAGTGACGGGAATTCCTGCGGTGGTTCCTCAGGATGATTCCCAGAATTTGAAGAACCAGGAAAAACTCGTCAAAGAATGCGAACTCCTGAAGCAACAGCTCGACAAAGCAACGAGAGAACTTAACGCCGAGAGAGACACGAAGAAGACGGAAAAAAGCAACAAGCCGCCTTCTTCGGACGACAACAAATCGTCCGAACTCCTGATGC TCAAGAAGAAACTCGAGGATGCGATCAGCCTGAACAAGGAAGAGAGAAATTCGTGGGATGTTGAAAGAGTGAAACTTCAcgaagagaaggaaaaactGAAGTCGAAATTGCTGTCGCTATCCGCGGAGAAGCTGAAAGTCTACAACGAGGTGGTTCAGCTTAAAAAGGATCTCG AATCGGCGACATCGTCCGGTAAAGAAAGCGCCAGAATAGAATTTGCGATGAACGAACTGAAGAAAGAACTATACGTGGAAAAAGAGAGGtgtaaaaatttacagaatGATCTGACGACGTGCGTGGAAAAGGAGGGACGGATAGTAAAGACACTCGCATCC GTCGAAACGAGCAAATCTCAGCTCGAGGGAGAGCTGAAGCGGATTAAACTGGAACTGGAGAACGAGAGGAATTCCTGCTCAGCAAAGATCTCAAAAACGAGTTCCGAGGTCGCAGAATTATCAAAGGAGCTGGAAAAGGTTCGGaccgaaagtgaaaaaattgttcaggGTAAAGAGGGCGAAATCGCTACCCTAAAGAAGAAGATTCTTAGTCTTGAAAAGGCCGGTGTTAATGCGAAGAAGTTGAACGAGATGAAGCAAACTTACaccgaaaaaatttcaa ACTTGGAAAAGGAAGTAAAAACCGGAGTAAAGCTGTACGATGATTTAAACGTGAAGTACGGAGTTCTGGGCGATTCGAGAGCCCATCTTGAGAGTCAAAACACGATATTGACCAG CAAGCTGCTGGACCGTAAGCACGAGATAAACCGGATCGAGGGAGAGTTGAAAGCAATACGCGAAACGTACAATAAGAAAGAAGACGAGTGggttaaagaaaaattacgcATGGAG GAGAAATTACGCGAGTATGAAAAATCAGCCAGCAAATCGTCCATCGATGAGAAAAACGATGAAGTCGCAAGACTGAGGAAAGAGAATTCTGTGCTCACCGAGCAGTTGGACGCGGTGAAAAAGGCA AACGACGACCTGACGAGCAGGCTTCAGGATTACGAGAGCGTTTCGAAGATCCAGAAGAACTGGTCAGCGGATACTTCGGCATTGGAAACGGAGCTGCGAAAGGCGAAGAGCGCTTTGTCGAACGCGGACAAGGTGCGGAAGGCGGATTTGGCGCAGTGTAAAATGCGATACGAGCACAGAATAACGGCGATAAACGATGAGATACAGTCGATACAAAACCAGCTCTCGCGTTACAAGCGAGAACGCGACACTTACAAGCACATGCTTGAGGGGGCCCAGAGAACGATCGGGGATTTGAAGGCGGTACGGAAACGAAGGCAGTCGAACACGTCGACGGGAAAATCGGATGAG GACGAGGAAGTAATCGCGAATAACGTTACGGTCCTCGAAAAGCAAATCAGTTGCATGGAGGACGAGCTGTCCGAGACTAGGCTCGAGTCCTCGAAACTGAAGACAGAACTCGTTTCCGAGAGATCCGCATGGCAGGTCAAACTTTCGGAGATGCAATCGCGTGTGAACGAG TTGGAAGAGGAGCGCCTCCTTTCGAGCGGGCGGACGAAAATTCCAGGTCTGAAAGTCCGAATGGAACTTGCCTGGCAAAAGGAGCGAGAGGAGCAGCAGAGGCTTCTTCAAGAAACCGCAACACTGGCTCGCGATCTCAGGCAGACATTGTTCGAG ATCGAAAGAGAACGTGACAAGGAGCGTCTAGAGAATAAGAGGAAGCAGGATCAGCTGAAAAAGTCATTTGACGAGGAGAAGGaagagaacaaaaagaaactgaTCGAG CTCCAGTGCGATTTGCTCGAGCTGCGAGATGCTCACGCAAAATTGCGGACAAGTAACGAGAAGATGAGGAGGGAGAAGGAGCGGCACGAACGGGAACGCGAAGAGCTGAGGGACATTATTGCGAGCAAAAGACGTCTTGAACACAACGAGGCTCGTAGCGTAAACGTGATTCTTCAGCAGGTTGACGATCTGATGAAATTGTTCCCGGAATTACAGGCGTCGAAACCTAACAATGACGGTTCCAATGGTAAACAGACATCAAACAGCGACACTTACACGCCGACACCGCCGAGGAGATTGAAG GGACCAAAATCTAGGGAATCATCACCAGGCATGATGGACTCGAGGGAAGATATCAGAG GATCAACCAAGGATTTGGGTGGAAGAACGGAGAAGCTTGAATACACGATTGGAAAGCTGATGGAGGTTGCGAAAGAGTTGAAGGACACGAAAAAGACATTCGACGACCGTTTAGCGGTGAAGGCTAAGAAATTTGGAAAGCG GTCAACGTCTATCGAAAGCGACTCAACGAGCAGAGGAACAACTCTGAGTCGCGTTGGCTATCAAGATAAGTCGAATAAGTCGAGCTTGAAAAGAAAGAGTGTGTCCCTGGAACAAACAGCGGGAAAAAATGATCAACAG ACGATCTGGGCGAATGACAGCAACGTATCAAGCATGCAGTCTTTGGACGGTTCGGACGTGGATTCGCGGCACTTCAGTATGCAGAGAGACTCGAGTGTCGATAG GCTCTCGGGCGGTTCGACCAAGAGCGAGCTGCTTCAGCGTgacaaaaaatacaacaaaggTATCATAAGGAAAATAACGACGAAGCTGACTAAGTCGGCGAGTGTCGACGACCCGAATAGTTCCATTGATTACTCAATGCAG ACGTCAGGCTCTGAGGCGAGCATCAATGACCAGGATACGAGAAACGGTAAAcgaaacttgaagaaaaagttGACAGACATGTTCAAAAGGGGTTCGTCGCGGAGTAACAG CTTGGACAGAAGAGGAGCTTCTCAGGAGGCGAGCAGACCTTCCTCGAGAAATTCGATGTCctcaaaaaattaa
- the LOC124304839 gene encoding intracellular protein transport protein USO1-like isoform X1 → MDSKGVKGLPKMHHLYPTAKGDTLCPLGFHPQVRWPTRCKRCFRDYKEHIGKKGTLKDTTASSPSLSPWEPATSRSTENTDKRTWASTSNLSKDESKLYQQGLGEKKQVLSGGWSSTSTIDNLGQKETEAESAETSQAPAAPGQLAGKQRAYTGSQSDSYTFKRFSNSLVADDVAELGTDAPNLPQKLQIKSVKSVVDETDNPASSNTNVEFIIQVKKSRPSENGVKLTESGKDKRSDSSSDKGGKTEKNEIEKLKAQLSEMRTRCEKVEREKSDILLRRLATMDTVSNKSSSNEVTKLQKTVKDLQAKTEALTEEKSGLSTKLRSLEKELNVKTNRSEKDKINEELKSKLKAAETLCETLMDENEDMKKEIRDLEEEIYEMQDNFREEQADEYTTLRKDLEQSNKNCRILSFKLRKVERKVEQLESEKTSLSSQFDGLRKLELTLRKVVNEYKNRTAKKTTDYTTKLQLRKMVDDLEKEIANIFGIIITVTEGKDVEVTGIPAVVPQDDSQNLKNQEKLVKECELLKQQLDKATRELNAERDTKKTEKSNKPPSSDDNKSSELLMLKKKLEDAISLNKEERNSWDVERVKLHEEKEKLKSKLLSLSAEKLKVYNEVVQLKKDLESATSSGKESARIEFAMNELKKELYVEKERCKNLQNDLTTCVEKEGRIVKTLASVETSKSQLEGELKRIKLELENERNSCSAKISKTSSEVAELSKELEKVRTESEKIVQGKEGEIATLKKKILSLEKAGVNAKKLNEMKQTYTEKISNLEKEVKTGVKLYDDLNVKYGVLGDSRAHLESQNTILTSKLLDRKHEINRIEGELKAIRETYNKKEDEWVKEKLRMEEKLREYEKSASKSSIDEKNDEVARLRKENSVLTEQLDAVKKANDDLTSRLQDYESVSKIQKNWSADTSALETELRKAKSALSNADKVRKADLAQCKMRYEHRITAINDEIQSIQNQLSRYKRERDTYKHMLEGAQRTIGDLKAVRKRRQSNTSTGKSDEDEEVIANNVTVLEKQISCMEDELSETRLESSKLKTELVSERSAWQVKLSEMQSRVNELEEERLLSSGRTKIPGLKVRMELAWQKEREEQQRLLQETATLARDLRQTLFEIERERDKERLENKRKQDQLKKSFDEEKEENKKKLIELQCDLLELRDAHAKLRTSNEKMRREKERHEREREELRDIIASKRRLEHNEARSVNVILQQVDDLMKLFPELQASKPNNDGSNGKQTSNSDTYTPTPPRRLKGPKSRESSPGMMDSREDIRGSTKDLGGRTEKLEYTIGKLMEVAKELKDTKKTFDDRLAVKAKKFGKRSTSIESDSTSRGTTLSRVGYQDKSNKSSLKRKSVSLEQTAGKNDQQTIWANDSNVSSMQSLDGSDVDSRHFSMQRDSSVDSRLSGGSTKSELLQRDKKYNKGIIRKITTKLTKSASVDDPNSSIDYSMQTSGSEASINDQDTRNGKRNLKKKLTDMFKRGSSRSNSLDRRGASQEASRPSSRNSMSSKN, encoded by the exons ATGGATTCCAAAGGCGTTAAAGGTTTACCGAAAATGCACCATCTATATCCAACGGCGAAGGGTGACACCCTTTGTCCGTTAGGATTTCACCCCCAGGTTCGGTGGCCGACGAGGTGCAAGCGATGTTTCAG AGACTACAAAGAGCACATAGGAAAAAAAGGTACTTTGAAAGACACGACAGCCTCGTCACCAAGCCTCTCGCCGTGGGAACCAGCCACAAGCCG ctcaACCGAGAACACAGACAAGCGAACTTGGGCCTCGACGTCGAACCTGTCGAAGGATGAGTCCAAGCTCTACCAGCAAGGACTTGGCGAAAAGAAACAGGTACTGAGCGGCGGCTggtcgtcgacgtcgacgatAGACAATCTCGGGCAGAAGGAAACCGAGGCTGAGTCAGCGGAGACGAGTCAAGCGCCCGCTGCTCCGGGGCAATTGGCAGGAAAGCAGCGGGCCTACACGGGTTCACAGTCTGACAGCTATACCTTCAAACGATTTTCGAACTCCCTGGTAGCCGATGATGTCGCAGAGCTCGGTACGGACGCCCCGAACTTGCCTCAAAAGCTGCAGATCAAAAGCGTCAAGAGCGTCGTCGACGAGACCGACAATCCCGCGTCGTCGAATACAAACGTTGAATTCATCATACAG gtGAAGAAATCTCGACCGTCGGAAAACGGAGTGAAATTAACCGAATCTGGGAAGGATAAACGGAGCGATTCAAGTAGCGATAAGGGCGGGAAAACTGAGAAG AATGAAATCGAGAAGCTCAAAGCTCAGCTGAGCGAGATGAGAACGCGTTGCGAAAAGGTCGAGAGAGAGAAGAGCGACATTCTGCTTCGTCGACTAGCAACGATGGACACCGTATCGAATAAATCGTCGAGCaacgaagtaacaaagcttcAAAAAACTGTCAAAGATCTTCAGGCTAAAACCGAAG CTTTAACCGAAGAGAAATCTGGGCTTTCAACGAAGCTCAGAAGCTTGGAAAAGGAGTTGAACGTGAAGACGAACCGTTCGGAAAAAGATAAGATAAACGAGGAGCTCAAGTCGAAATTGAAGGCCGCGGAAACTCTGTGTGAAACTTTGATGGATGAGAATGAAGACATGAAGAAGGAAATCAGGGACTTGGAGGAAGAGATATACGAGATGCAGGACAACTTCAG GGAAGAGCAGGCTGACGAGTACACGACTCTTCGTAAGGACTTAGAACAGtctaataaaaattgtcgaatCCTCTCGTTCAAGTTGAGAAAAGTCGAGCGAAAAGTCGAGCAGttggaaagtgaaaaaacgaGCTTATCAAGCCAGTTCGATGGG TTAAGGAAATTGGAGTTGACGCTACGCAAGGTGGTCAACGAGTACAAAAATCGCACGGCGAAAAAAACAACTGATTACACGACAAAGCTGCAGCTAAGAAAGATGGTGGACGACCTCGAGAAGGAAATAG CTAATattttcggtataattatAACCGTGACCGAAGGAAAAGACGTTGAAGTGACGGGAATTCCTGCGGTGGTTCCTCAGGATGATTCCCAGAATTTGAAGAACCAGGAAAAACTCGTCAAAGAATGCGAACTCCTGAAGCAACAGCTCGACAAAGCAACGAGAGAACTTAACGCCGAGAGAGACACGAAGAAGACGGAAAAAAGCAACAAGCCGCCTTCTTCGGACGACAACAAATCGTCCGAACTCCTGATGC TCAAGAAGAAACTCGAGGATGCGATCAGCCTGAACAAGGAAGAGAGAAATTCGTGGGATGTTGAAAGAGTGAAACTTCAcgaagagaaggaaaaactGAAGTCGAAATTGCTGTCGCTATCCGCGGAGAAGCTGAAAGTCTACAACGAGGTGGTTCAGCTTAAAAAGGATCTCG AATCGGCGACATCGTCCGGTAAAGAAAGCGCCAGAATAGAATTTGCGATGAACGAACTGAAGAAAGAACTATACGTGGAAAAAGAGAGGtgtaaaaatttacagaatGATCTGACGACGTGCGTGGAAAAGGAGGGACGGATAGTAAAGACACTCGCATCC GTCGAAACGAGCAAATCTCAGCTCGAGGGAGAGCTGAAGCGGATTAAACTGGAACTGGAGAACGAGAGGAATTCCTGCTCAGCAAAGATCTCAAAAACGAGTTCCGAGGTCGCAGAATTATCAAAGGAGCTGGAAAAGGTTCGGaccgaaagtgaaaaaattgttcaggGTAAAGAGGGCGAAATCGCTACCCTAAAGAAGAAGATTCTTAGTCTTGAAAAGGCCGGTGTTAATGCGAAGAAGTTGAACGAGATGAAGCAAACTTACaccgaaaaaatttcaa ACTTGGAAAAGGAAGTAAAAACCGGAGTAAAGCTGTACGATGATTTAAACGTGAAGTACGGAGTTCTGGGCGATTCGAGAGCCCATCTTGAGAGTCAAAACACGATATTGACCAG CAAGCTGCTGGACCGTAAGCACGAGATAAACCGGATCGAGGGAGAGTTGAAAGCAATACGCGAAACGTACAATAAGAAAGAAGACGAGTGggttaaagaaaaattacgcATGGAG GAGAAATTACGCGAGTATGAAAAATCAGCCAGCAAATCGTCCATCGATGAGAAAAACGATGAAGTCGCAAGACTGAGGAAAGAGAATTCTGTGCTCACCGAGCAGTTGGACGCGGTGAAAAAGGCA AACGACGACCTGACGAGCAGGCTTCAGGATTACGAGAGCGTTTCGAAGATCCAGAAGAACTGGTCAGCGGATACTTCGGCATTGGAAACGGAGCTGCGAAAGGCGAAGAGCGCTTTGTCGAACGCGGACAAGGTGCGGAAGGCGGATTTGGCGCAGTGTAAAATGCGATACGAGCACAGAATAACGGCGATAAACGATGAGATACAGTCGATACAAAACCAGCTCTCGCGTTACAAGCGAGAACGCGACACTTACAAGCACATGCTTGAGGGGGCCCAGAGAACGATCGGGGATTTGAAGGCGGTACGGAAACGAAGGCAGTCGAACACGTCGACGGGAAAATCGGATGAG GACGAGGAAGTAATCGCGAATAACGTTACGGTCCTCGAAAAGCAAATCAGTTGCATGGAGGACGAGCTGTCCGAGACTAGGCTCGAGTCCTCGAAACTGAAGACAGAACTCGTTTCCGAGAGATCCGCATGGCAGGTCAAACTTTCGGAGATGCAATCGCGTGTGAACGAG TTGGAAGAGGAGCGCCTCCTTTCGAGCGGGCGGACGAAAATTCCAGGTCTGAAAGTCCGAATGGAACTTGCCTGGCAAAAGGAGCGAGAGGAGCAGCAGAGGCTTCTTCAAGAAACCGCAACACTGGCTCGCGATCTCAGGCAGACATTGTTCGAG ATCGAAAGAGAACGTGACAAGGAGCGTCTAGAGAATAAGAGGAAGCAGGATCAGCTGAAAAAGTCATTTGACGAGGAGAAGGaagagaacaaaaagaaactgaTCGAG CTCCAGTGCGATTTGCTCGAGCTGCGAGATGCTCACGCAAAATTGCGGACAAGTAACGAGAAGATGAGGAGGGAGAAGGAGCGGCACGAACGGGAACGCGAAGAGCTGAGGGACATTATTGCGAGCAAAAGACGTCTTGAACACAACGAGGCTCGTAGCGTAAACGTGATTCTTCAGCAGGTTGACGATCTGATGAAATTGTTCCCGGAATTACAGGCGTCGAAACCTAACAATGACGGTTCCAATGGTAAACAGACATCAAACAGCGACACTTACACGCCGACACCGCCGAGGAGATTGAAG GGACCAAAATCTAGGGAATCATCACCAGGCATGATGGACTCGAGGGAAGATATCAGAG GATCAACCAAGGATTTGGGTGGAAGAACGGAGAAGCTTGAATACACGATTGGAAAGCTGATGGAGGTTGCGAAAGAGTTGAAGGACACGAAAAAGACATTCGACGACCGTTTAGCGGTGAAGGCTAAGAAATTTGGAAAGCG GTCAACGTCTATCGAAAGCGACTCAACGAGCAGAGGAACAACTCTGAGTCGCGTTGGCTATCAAGATAAGTCGAATAAGTCGAGCTTGAAAAGAAAGAGTGTGTCCCTGGAACAAACAGCGGGAAAAAATGATCAACAG ACGATCTGGGCGAATGACAGCAACGTATCAAGCATGCAGTCTTTGGACGGTTCGGACGTGGATTCGCGGCACTTCAGTATGCAGAGAGACTCGAGTGTCGATAG CAGGCTCTCGGGCGGTTCGACCAAGAGCGAGCTGCTTCAGCGTgacaaaaaatacaacaaaggTATCATAAGGAAAATAACGACGAAGCTGACTAAGTCGGCGAGTGTCGACGACCCGAATAGTTCCATTGATTACTCAATGCAG ACGTCAGGCTCTGAGGCGAGCATCAATGACCAGGATACGAGAAACGGTAAAcgaaacttgaagaaaaagttGACAGACATGTTCAAAAGGGGTTCGTCGCGGAGTAACAG CTTGGACAGAAGAGGAGCTTCTCAGGAGGCGAGCAGACCTTCCTCGAGAAATTCGATGTCctcaaaaaattaa